The Macrobrachium rosenbergii isolate ZJJX-2024 chromosome 12, ASM4041242v1, whole genome shotgun sequence region gatgcatatttcttccgatcgtcgtctgAAATACagtcgaaaatcataaaaacccTTACTTTTATTCCgttgggtgccttgaaaacaatttatcctgcatttacattgagtttttcaacagaaaaccctccaaaattgaccattctgccattctggagccatatttcttcagtcGGACCAGCGTTGTCAGCGTCatacctggaacatgcgttgtaacccaggaaatcatttttttatgaatatatttgaaaagcgtcgtaaactcggaacgtcgtaagccgagaCCGTCGTAAACCGGCGACtgtctttattattgttttttgaaattttgcattatatttattgtaaagtggtttaatgtgtCCATGTGGTGGACAGTACGTGGCTCTGTATTTAATTGTTGATTTTAGCCCCGTTCAGTGTTAATTCTCAAATTGGGTATCAATAACATTCCATGGTCCTTTTTGTagttactttattatataaaccATGAGCCATTAATTGAGTataactgaaacaaaagaaaaacaccttTAGGCTAATGCCTTGAAGCTAGCATATCCACATGTAATATACAAAACTGGTAGGAGGCCATTGGTTATATCAAAGGCACAagcaaaaacatatcaaaacaggTACAAAAAAGGCATATTACAAGTAAATCAACATATCTTACCACAATTTTGGGGAATTAATCTCTTAGACATACAACATGATGAAATCCATGACAAACAAGTCACATTCATGTGCTTGAATCTGAGGCAGCAGTTGTTGTGATTGTTTATTTCTACCCAGCAGAGCGGGAAGTAACTCGTTCACCTTGGTAGAAtgtatttttagtattgtttcaaAACTCAGATATAACTGGGTATGCTAATGACAGTAACAATGGCTCCCCTAAATTGTGATAACAATTTAAACAATAACTATACTATTGGGGAATGAATATGAGATTCTTTACAAActataaaatcataatatactgGTTAGTCCAtcccatacaaaataaaaatatacagtacataatgacTTAAGTGCTCCCTGATGGGGACTTCCCTGTTTTACTTTCCAATAACATTACAACTGAATGAATAGGCCTTTCTAGAATTGTAGCTGTCTTTTGGCGTTTACCATTTTCATCAAGAAAAGCATCTGCTActaacaatttaatttttctaacatgGCCAGCTTCATCTGGGTTTGTTTCTACTATTCGGCCTAACATCCACTTATTGCGAGGTAGATTATAGTCTTTGATTAAAACAATATCATCAATTTCTACATTCCTTTGAGGCTTTGACCACTTTTGGCGAATTTGTAATGATTGTAAGTATTCTCTTTGCCACCTTTTCCATAACTGATTAAGAAGATATTGTACACGcctccattttttctttgaaaacatgTCCTCTTTTACAAAATTACCTGGAGGAGGCAATACTACTTTAGACTTCAATGTCAGAAAATGATTAGGTGTCAAAGGTTCTACATTTAAAGGATCGTTCAAGTTATCTGTGGATAATGGTCGCCCGTTTACAATATTTTCTGCTTCAGTCATGAACGTTCTTAAAGATTCATCGTCTAAAATTTTACTATTGTTAGATAACAgtacattcaaaatatttctaactGATCTTATTTGCCTCTCCCATACACCACCCATATGACTTGCATGAGGTGGGTTcattttaaatgttataaaatcaCATTGGTCctttaataattcacttttaatattttcaacattcattTCTCGGAGGCACTTTGCAAACTCTTCTCTTGCACCAATAAAATTACTACCTTGATCTGAACGCAGTTGTGCGCAATGGCCTCTTCTGCAAACAAATCTCCTATAAGCATTTAAGAAAGAGTCTGTACTGAGAGACTGGGCAGTTTCAATGTGTATTGCCCTAGTTGACATACATGTAAATAATACACCATACCTTTTGAGCTCTTTTCTACCTTCCTTAATTATAAATGGACCAAAATAATCAACTGCACTGTAAGTGAATGGAGAAGACATTTCTACCCTATCTTTTGGTAAATCGGCCATCTTCTGTGTAAGAGTATCATGTCTAATTTTTCTACAAGTTACACATTTTGATATATGTTTCGCTACTAAGGATGATCCACTTATAATCCAGTAACCACTAGatctaatttcatttaaagttaaatttctaCCTTGATGGTGTACTTTATTATGATAGTGACAGATTATCAGTTCAGTAATATGACTATTCTTTGGCAAAATCAAAGGATATTTTACATGGACATCAAAATTACTTCTGTGTAATCTACCACCCACTCTTATTAGGCCATCACTACAAATAAATGGATCAAGCTTGTACAAATTGCTAGATTTCCTTAAACATTTATCAAATTTGTTATTGCTTATACTCAACAACTGATATTCATATTGAAAAGCTTCTCTTTGGACTAATTTAATAATTGTAATTTCTGCCTTGATTAGCTCTTCTACAGACACATGAATATACTCAGTATATAATGATTTCTGTTTCAATTTATCAATAAACCTTTTACATAAAGCTAATGACCTTCTGGCACGTGTCCAATCTGAGAAGTAATTAAGTCTGGTAAGTATGGtagcataattattatcattagtgttAATTGCCAGTGACACTTTCTTTAATTCTGGATCTTCATCTGCAACTTCAAATGAACATAAAGtttcattatcagtattatcatgTTTTAAGAATTCAGGTCCATGCCACCACATATTGTTACTAGTCAGATCATGAACAGACATGCCTCTTGAACATAAATCAGCAGGATTATCACTCGAGGAAACATATCTCCATTGTTCAGGTAAGGTGTGATTTCTAATTTGCGCAACTCTGTTTGCGACAAAAACCTTAAACTGTTTACATTGATTAGCTATGTATCCAAGAACAATTGTACTATCTACCCAAAATACTTCTTTACTAATATTGACCTTCAACTCCTTTTTTAAGAAATAACTCACCTTCACTGATACTAGTGCAGCAGTGAGTTCTAACCTAGGTATAGTGAAAGTTTTCAAGGGAGACACTCTTGATTTAGCCATAACTAACCTAGTATGTACTTGTCCATTTGCATCTGTCATTCTTAAGTATGAGCATTGACCATAACCCTTCTCACTAGCATCAGAAAAATGATGCAATTCATAATCTATGACATTCATGTTGGCTGGTTTATAACATCTCTCAActttaatatctttcaatttGGGTAATTGTCTTAACCAGTTTTCCCATTCAGTAATAACAGTTTCAGGAATAGGATCATCCCAGCCAAGGTCTTGTTTACATAGGGTTTGCAAAACTTTCTTACCTGTAAGAATGAATGGTGATATCATGCCTAGAGGATCAAAAATAGAGCTAACTATGGATAAAACATTCCTTCTAGTACTAGGCCTTTGAATgggtttaacattaaaattaaacgTATCTGTTTCAGTACACCACTCCATACCTAATGTTCGTTCCACTGGCAATTTATCTTTCGTTAAATCAAGATTCTTAACTGATTGAGCAACTTCATCAGGACACATAGCCTTTAAAACTTCAGCATTATTGGCAACAAATTTGTGCAAATGGAAACCACCCCTTGTACATATCATCTGACTGTCCTTGGCTAAGTTTATGGCTTCCTCCACTGTAGCTACAGACTTTAAGCCATCATCCACATAAAAGTCTTCTTTAATGAACTCTGCTgccttttcagtatttttatcctTAAATTTATCAGCAGCAGCTTTCAAAGCATAGTTTGCAACAGATGGAGAGCTTCTAGCACCAAATAGATGAACAGTCATCCTATATTGAACAATGTCACCATCTAAATCATGGTTATCAAACCACAGAAATCGTAAAAGATTCCTGTGTTCTTCATTTACTAAAACTTGGTGATACATTGCTTCTACATCACAAGTAAATGCAACAGAATGATTTCTAAATCTACACAAAATACCAGCTAGACTATTTGACAAGTCTGGTCCCTGAAGTAAACAATCATtcaaacttacatttttatacataaaagagCAATCGAATACTACTCTGATTTTGTCAGGCTTTCTGGG contains the following coding sequences:
- the LOC136843726 gene encoding uncharacterized protein encodes the protein MLQKLPAQIAERWNCIVTKRITIDEEEYPSFGEFTSFIRDEANKACNPTSSYSALNIRDTVFTPKEKQPQSRVAKRMSFATKFNEVNNVTNAASGENKSKNEKQAESKMNVGFTCYYCRQNHDMEKCPEFLKLDLAQRNQYLTDKRMCRSCFKVGHYSRYCKRPRKCIKCKRWHPTILHDETLNKKPSSGDTQQEQAVANRINVNRYFSADVHSMIVPVWLSHRNTNNKVMVYAVLDDQSDACFIKESVLRSMSVNGQNSVIKIATMLGEEAIKSTKVFGLSVKGINENSTVNLPCVYSRKTIPARRAQIPKKCSALRWPHLKKIAGRLVEYNPDIEIGLLIGINCIKAVKPLEIIPGSGNEPYGQRTALGWGIIGNVYVNENNLESDVVVNRTVVEEIEINSKISSNIFTVPTKVKEAYEPHHVREMFESDFISNVSDDEVALSVEERRFIEIVSNGIKIIDDKQFKIPLPLKGGDIQFPDNKLVVLKRLSNLKQKLQKNVSMKNDYINFMKNMIDKGYAERVPLNETCLTNGKVWFVPHHGVYHPRKPDKIRVVFDCSFMYKNVSLNDCLLQGPDLSNSLAGILCRFRNHSVAFTCDVEAMYHQVLVNEEHRNLLRFLWFDNHDLDGDIVQYRMTVHLFGARSSPSVANYALKAAADKFKDKNTEKAAEFIKEDFYVDDGLKSVATVEEAINLAKDSQMICTRGGFHLHKFVANNAEVLKAMCPDEVAQSVKNLDLTKDKLPVERTLGMEWCTETDTFNFNVKPIQRPSTRRNVLSIVSSIFDPLGMISPFILTGKKVLQTLCKQDLGWDDPIPETVITEWENWLRQLPKLKDIKVERCYKPANMNVIDYELHHFSDASEKGYGQCSYLRMTDANGQVHTRLVMAKSRVSPLKTFTIPRLELTAALVSVKVSYFLKKELKVNISKEVFWVDSTIVLGYIANQCKQFKVFVANRVAQIRNHTLPEQWRYVSSSDNPADLCSRGMSVHDLTSNNMWWHGPEFLKHDNTDNETLCSFEVADEDPELKKVSLAINTNDNNYATILTRLNYFSDWTRARRSLALCKRFIDKLKQKSLYTEYIHVSVEELIKAEITIIKLVQREAFQYEYQLLSISNNKFDKCLRKSSNLYKLDPFICSDGLIRVGGRLHRSNFDVHVKYPLILPKNSHITELIICHYHNKVHHQGRNLTLNEIRSSGYWIISGSSLVAKHISKCVTCRKIRHDTLTQKMADLPKDRVEMSSPFTYSAVDYFGPFIIKEGRKELKRYGVLFTCMSTRAIHIETAQSLSTDSFLNAYRRFVCRRGHCAQLRSDQGSNFIGAREEFAKCLREMNVENIKSELLKDQCDFITFKMNPPHASHMGGVWERQIRSVRNILNVLLSNNSKILDDESLRTFMTEAENIVNGRPLSTDNLNDPLNVEPLTPNHFLTLKSKVVLPPPGNFVKEDMFSKKKWRRVQYLLNQLWKRWQREYLQSLQIRQKWSKPQRNVEIDDIVLIKDYNLPRNKWMLGRIVETNPDEAGHVRKIKLLVADAFLDENGKRQKTATILERPIHSVVMLLESKTGKSPSGST